One part of the Streptomyces nigra genome encodes these proteins:
- the gltB gene encoding glutamate synthase large subunit — protein MYDPRDEHDACGVGFVATLTGEASHTLVEQALTVLRNLEHRGATGSEPDSGDGAGILSQVPDAFLREVTAFELPEAGAYAVGIAFLPEEGTEDTVARIETIAAEEGLDVLGWREVPVAPGLLGATARSTMPAFRQIFVADGTSTDIALDRKAFVLRKRAEREAGTYFPSLSSRTIVYKGMLTTGQLEPFFPDLSDRRFASAIALVHSRFSTNTFPSWPLAHPYRFVAHNGEINTVKGNRNWMRARESQLVSDLFGDKGLERVFPVCTPDASDSASFDEVLELLHLGGRSLPHSVLMMIPEAWENHDSMDPARRAFYQFHSTMMEPWDGPACVTFTDGTQVGAVLDRNGLRPGRYWVTDDGLVVLGSEVGVLDIDPAKVVRKGRLQPGRMFLVDTAEHRIIEDDEIKASLAGEQPYAEWLEAGEIELSDLPEREHIVHTHASVTRRQQTFGYTEEELRIILAPMAKAGAEPIGSMGTDSPIAALSDRPRLLFDYFTQLFAQVTNPPLDAIREELVTSLRSSLGPQGNLLEPTAASCRSVTLPFPVIDNDELAKLIHINADGDMPGFKAATLSGLYRVSGGGDALAARIEEICAEADAAIENGARLIVLSDRHSDAEHAPIPSLLLTAAVHHHLIRTKQRTHVGLLVEAGDVREVHHVALLIGYGAAAVNPYLAMESVEDLVRAGTFLPGMEAEQAIRNLIYALGKGVLKVMSKMGISTVASYRGAQVFEAVGLEDAFVEKYFNGTATKIGGVGLDVIAQEVAARHAKAYPASGIAPAHRALDIGGEYQWRREGEPHLFDPETVFRLQHSTRTGRYDIFKKYTERVNEQSERLMTLRGLFGFKSDRPSIPVEEVEPVSEIVKRFSTGAMSYGSISKEAHETLAIAMNQLGGKSNTGEGGEDPDRLYDPARRSSIKQVASGRFGVTSEYLVNADDIQIKMAQGAKPGEGGQLPGHKVYPWVAKTRHSTPGVGLISPPPHHDIYSIEDLAQLIHDLKNANPQARIHVKLVSEVGVGTVAAGVSKAHADVVLISGHDGGTGASPLTSLKHAGGPWELGLAETQQTLLLNGLRDRIVVQTDGQLKTGRDVVIAALLGAEEFGFATAPLVVSGCVMMRVCHLDTCPVGIATQNPVLRDRFSGKAEYIVNFFRYIAEEVRELLAELGFRSIEEAVGHAEALDVTRAVDHWKAQGLNLEPLFHVPDLPAGAVRHQLVQQDHGLEKALDNELIKLAADALAADSVTDAQPVRAQVKVRNINRTVGTMLGHEVTKKFGGAGLPDDTIDITFTGSAGQSFGAFLPRGVTLRLEGDANDYVGKGLSGGRIVVRPDRAADHLAEYSTIAGNTIAYGATGGELFLRGRTGERFCVRNSGATVVSEGVGDHGCEYMTGGHAVVLGETGRNFAAGMSGGIAYVIDLDRDNVNAGNVDAVEALDESDKQWLHDVVRRHQEETASTVAEKLLAEWDTAVDRFSKIIPSTYKAVLAAKDAAERAGLSETEITEKMMEAATNG, from the coding sequence ATGTACGACCCCCGCGACGAGCACGACGCCTGCGGCGTCGGCTTCGTGGCCACCCTCACCGGAGAGGCGAGCCACACGCTGGTCGAGCAGGCGCTGACCGTTCTGCGCAATCTCGAGCACCGCGGCGCCACCGGCTCCGAGCCCGACTCGGGTGACGGCGCGGGCATCCTCTCCCAGGTGCCGGACGCCTTCCTGCGCGAGGTCACCGCATTCGAGCTGCCCGAGGCCGGCGCCTACGCCGTCGGCATCGCCTTCCTGCCGGAGGAGGGGACCGAGGACACCGTCGCGCGCATCGAGACGATCGCCGCCGAGGAGGGCCTCGACGTCCTCGGCTGGCGCGAGGTCCCGGTCGCCCCCGGACTGCTCGGCGCCACCGCCCGCTCGACGATGCCGGCCTTCCGCCAGATCTTCGTCGCCGACGGCACCTCCACGGACATCGCCCTGGACCGCAAGGCGTTCGTGCTGCGCAAGCGCGCCGAGCGCGAGGCCGGGACGTACTTCCCGTCGCTGTCGTCCCGCACGATCGTCTACAAGGGCATGCTGACCACCGGCCAGCTGGAGCCCTTCTTCCCGGACCTGTCCGACCGCCGTTTCGCCTCCGCGATCGCGCTCGTCCACTCGCGCTTCTCCACGAACACCTTCCCGTCGTGGCCGCTCGCGCACCCCTACCGCTTCGTCGCGCACAACGGTGAGATCAACACCGTCAAGGGCAACCGCAACTGGATGCGCGCCCGCGAGTCGCAGCTCGTCTCCGACCTGTTCGGCGACAAGGGCCTGGAGCGCGTCTTCCCGGTCTGCACCCCGGACGCCTCCGACTCCGCCTCCTTCGACGAGGTGCTGGAGCTCCTCCACCTCGGCGGCCGCTCCCTGCCGCACTCGGTGCTGATGATGATCCCGGAGGCGTGGGAGAACCACGACTCCATGGACCCGGCCCGCCGCGCCTTCTACCAGTTCCACTCCACGATGATGGAGCCCTGGGACGGCCCGGCCTGCGTCACCTTCACCGACGGCACCCAGGTCGGCGCGGTCCTCGACCGCAACGGTCTGCGCCCCGGCCGCTACTGGGTCACGGACGACGGCCTCGTCGTCCTCGGCTCCGAGGTCGGCGTCCTCGACATCGACCCCGCCAAGGTCGTCCGCAAGGGCCGCCTCCAGCCGGGCCGCATGTTCCTCGTCGACACCGCCGAGCACCGCATCATCGAGGACGACGAGATCAAGGCGTCCCTCGCCGGCGAGCAGCCGTACGCGGAGTGGCTGGAGGCCGGCGAGATCGAGCTGTCGGACCTGCCCGAGCGCGAGCACATCGTGCACACCCACGCCTCGGTCACCCGCCGCCAGCAGACCTTCGGCTACACCGAGGAAGAGCTGCGCATCATCCTCGCGCCGATGGCCAAGGCCGGCGCCGAGCCGATCGGCTCGATGGGCACCGACTCGCCGATCGCCGCGCTGAGCGACCGCCCCCGGCTGCTCTTCGACTACTTCACCCAGCTGTTCGCGCAGGTCACCAACCCGCCGCTGGACGCCATCCGCGAGGAGCTCGTCACCTCGCTGCGCTCCTCGCTGGGCCCCCAGGGCAACCTGCTCGAGCCGACCGCCGCCTCCTGTCGCTCGGTCACCCTGCCCTTCCCGGTGATCGACAACGACGAGCTGGCCAAGCTCATCCACATCAACGCCGACGGCGACATGCCCGGCTTCAAGGCCGCGACGCTCTCCGGCCTGTACCGGGTCTCCGGCGGCGGCGACGCCCTCGCCGCGCGCATCGAGGAGATCTGCGCCGAGGCCGACGCCGCCATCGAGAACGGCGCCCGGCTGATCGTCCTGTCGGACCGCCACTCCGACGCCGAGCACGCGCCGATCCCGTCGCTGCTGCTCACCGCCGCCGTCCACCACCACCTCATCCGCACCAAGCAGCGCACCCACGTGGGCCTGCTGGTCGAGGCCGGCGACGTCCGCGAGGTCCACCACGTCGCCCTGCTCATCGGCTACGGCGCCGCCGCGGTCAACCCGTACCTGGCGATGGAGTCCGTCGAGGACCTGGTCCGCGCCGGCACCTTCCTGCCCGGCATGGAGGCCGAGCAGGCCATCCGCAACCTGATCTACGCTCTCGGCAAGGGCGTCCTCAAGGTCATGTCGAAGATGGGCATCTCCACCGTCGCCTCCTACCGGGGCGCCCAGGTCTTCGAGGCCGTCGGTCTCGAAGACGCCTTCGTGGAGAAGTACTTCAACGGCACGGCCACCAAGATCGGCGGCGTCGGCCTCGACGTCATCGCCCAGGAGGTCGCCGCCCGGCACGCCAAGGCCTACCCGGCCTCCGGCATCGCCCCGGCGCACCGCGCGCTGGACATAGGCGGCGAGTACCAGTGGCGCCGCGAGGGCGAGCCGCATCTGTTCGACCCGGAGACGGTCTTCCGCCTCCAGCACTCCACGCGCACCGGCCGCTACGACATCTTCAAGAAGTACACCGAGCGCGTGAACGAGCAGTCCGAGCGGCTGATGACGCTGCGCGGCCTGTTCGGCTTCAAGTCGGACCGCCCCTCGATCCCCGTCGAGGAGGTCGAGCCGGTCTCCGAGATCGTCAAGCGCTTCTCCACCGGCGCCATGTCGTACGGCTCCATCTCCAAGGAGGCGCACGAGACCCTCGCCATCGCCATGAACCAGCTGGGCGGCAAGTCCAACACCGGTGAGGGCGGCGAGGACCCGGACCGTCTGTACGACCCGGCCCGCCGGTCCTCCATCAAGCAGGTCGCCTCCGGCCGCTTCGGTGTGACCAGCGAGTACCTCGTCAACGCAGACGACATCCAGATCAAGATGGCCCAGGGCGCCAAGCCCGGCGAGGGCGGCCAGCTGCCCGGCCACAAGGTGTACCCGTGGGTGGCGAAGACCCGGCACTCCACGCCGGGCGTGGGGCTCATCTCCCCGCCGCCGCACCACGACATCTACTCGATCGAGGACCTGGCCCAGCTGATCCACGACCTGAAGAACGCCAACCCGCAGGCCCGCATCCACGTGAAGCTGGTCTCCGAGGTCGGCGTCGGCACGGTCGCGGCCGGTGTGTCCAAGGCCCACGCGGACGTCGTGCTGATCTCCGGTCACGACGGCGGCACCGGTGCCTCCCCGCTGACCTCGCTGAAGCACGCGGGCGGCCCCTGGGAGCTCGGCCTCGCCGAGACCCAGCAGACGCTGCTGCTCAACGGCCTGCGCGACCGCATCGTCGTGCAGACCGACGGCCAGCTGAAGACCGGCCGTGACGTCGTCATCGCCGCGCTGCTGGGCGCCGAGGAGTTCGGTTTCGCGACCGCGCCGCTCGTCGTCTCCGGCTGCGTCATGATGCGCGTCTGCCACCTGGACACCTGCCCGGTCGGCATCGCCACCCAGAACCCGGTGCTGCGCGACCGGTTCTCCGGCAAGGCCGAGTACATCGTCAACTTCTTCCGGTACATCGCCGAAGAGGTCCGCGAGCTCCTCGCCGAGCTGGGCTTCCGCTCCATCGAGGAGGCCGTCGGTCACGCCGAGGCGCTCGACGTGACCCGCGCGGTCGACCACTGGAAGGCGCAGGGCCTGAACCTGGAGCCGCTCTTCCACGTGCCCGACCTGCCGGCCGGCGCGGTCCGCCACCAGCTGGTCCAGCAGGACCACGGCCTGGAGAAGGCGCTCGACAACGAGCTGATCAAGCTCGCCGCCGACGCTCTCGCCGCCGACTCGGTGACCGACGCCCAGCCGGTGCGCGCCCAGGTGAAGGTCCGCAACATCAACCGCACGGTCGGCACCATGCTCGGCCACGAGGTGACGAAGAAGTTCGGTGGCGCGGGCCTGCCCGACGACACCATCGACATCACCTTCACCGGCTCCGCGGGCCAGTCCTTCGGCGCCTTCCTCCCGCGCGGTGTCACGCTGCGGCTGGAGGGCGACGCCAACGACTACGTCGGCAAGGGCCTCTCCGGCGGCCGGATCGTCGTCCGCCCGGACCGGGCCGCCGACCACCTGGCCGAGTACTCGACGATCGCGGGCAACACCATCGCCTACGGCGCGACCGGTGGCGAGCTGTTCCTGCGCGGTCGTACCGGCGAGCGGTTCTGCGTCCGCAACTCCGGCGCGACGGTCGTCTCCGAGGGCGTGGGCGACCACGGCTGCGAGTACATGACCGGCGGTCACGCGGTGGTCCTCGGTGAGACGGGCCGCAACTTCGCGGCCGGTATGTCCGGTGGCATCGCCTACGTCATCGACCTCGACCGGGACAACGTCAACGCCGGCAACGTCGATGCCGTCGAGGCGCTCGACGAGAGCGACAAGCAGTGGCTGCACGACGTCGTGCGCCGCCACCAGGAGGAGACCGCGTCCACGGTCGCCGAGAAGCTCCTCGCCGAGTGGGACACCGCGGTGGACCGCTTCAGCAAGATCATCCCCAGCACGTACAAGGCAGTGCTCGCCGCCAAGGACGCCGCCGAGCGAGCCGGTCTCTCCGAGACCGAGATCACCGAGAAGATGATGGAGGCGGCGACCAATGGCTGA
- a CDS encoding VIT1/CCC1 transporter family protein has protein sequence MAIIETEAALHEAHRDNHTHRDVNGGWLRPAVFGAMDGLVSNLALMTGVAGGAVSHQTIVLSGLAGLAAGAFSMAAGEYTSVASQRELVEAELAVERRELRKHPEDEEAELAALYEARGVDADLARAVAAQLSRDPELALEIHAREELGIDPGDLPSPLVAAVSSFGSFALGALLPVLPYLLGATALWPAVLLALLGLFLCGAVVAKVTARSWWFSGLRQLALGGAAAGVTYALGSFFETAVG, from the coding sequence ATGGCGATCATCGAGACCGAGGCCGCGCTGCACGAGGCGCACCGTGACAACCACACGCACCGCGACGTGAACGGCGGCTGGCTGCGCCCCGCGGTCTTCGGCGCGATGGACGGCCTCGTCTCCAACCTCGCCCTCATGACCGGTGTCGCCGGCGGTGCCGTCAGCCACCAGACCATCGTGCTCAGCGGCCTCGCGGGCCTCGCGGCCGGCGCCTTCTCCATGGCCGCCGGCGAGTACACCTCGGTCGCCTCGCAACGCGAGCTCGTCGAGGCCGAACTGGCCGTCGAGCGGCGGGAGCTGCGCAAGCACCCCGAGGACGAGGAGGCCGAGCTGGCGGCCCTCTACGAGGCCCGGGGCGTGGACGCCGACCTCGCGCGGGCCGTCGCGGCACAGCTCTCCCGCGACCCCGAGCTGGCCCTGGAGATACACGCCAGGGAGGAGCTCGGCATCGACCCCGGCGACCTGCCCTCGCCCCTGGTCGCCGCGGTGTCGTCGTTCGGGTCCTTCGCCCTCGGCGCCCTGCTGCCCGTCCTGCCGTACCTGCTCGGCGCCACCGCGCTGTGGCCGGCCGTCCTGCTCGCGCTGCTCGGCCTCTTCCTGTGCGGTGCGGTCGTGGCCAAGGTGACGGCGCGCAGCTGGTGGTTCAGCGGTCTGCGGCAGCTCGCCCTGGGTGGCGCGGCGGCCGGTGTGACGTACGCCCTGGGCAGCTTCTTCGAAACGGCCGTAGGATAG
- a CDS encoding ADP-ribosylglycohydrolase family protein, whose product MASIACIPSVPAPGDAGELRERARGALLGLAVGDALGAPAENMKPSEIRARWGRITGFVSERPCGTDDTEYAIFSGLLLARHGSALTPAHVEAAWHEWIADRAEGPFRGAGFSERGTLENLRRGLAAPISAQHRHAWSDGLAMRAAPFGVFAAGRPAEAARLVAIDGSVSHDGEGIYGGQAVAAGVAAAMTGAPTPVVVASALAVVPDDSWTARSLRRAAAVAHEGERAVRSAVVIGGYPWTDLAPEAVALAFGAYAAADGDFVQAVLTAVNMGRDADTTAAVAGALAGATQGEQAIPPDWAAAIAPARGSCLPSMAGHHVLEVAELLVPGDDRKWITGALTPTKEPLG is encoded by the coding sequence ATGGCATCGATCGCCTGCATCCCCTCGGTCCCGGCGCCCGGTGACGCCGGCGAACTCCGCGAGCGGGCGCGCGGCGCCCTGCTGGGCCTGGCGGTGGGCGACGCGCTGGGCGCCCCCGCCGAGAACATGAAGCCCTCGGAGATCCGCGCCCGGTGGGGCCGCATCACCGGTTTCGTCAGCGAACGGCCGTGCGGTACCGACGACACCGAGTACGCGATCTTCTCCGGGCTGCTGCTCGCCCGCCACGGCTCGGCGCTCACGCCGGCCCATGTCGAGGCCGCCTGGCACGAGTGGATCGCGGACCGGGCGGAGGGGCCGTTCCGGGGCGCCGGGTTCAGCGAGCGGGGCACGCTGGAGAACCTCCGCCGGGGTCTCGCGGCGCCCATCTCCGCACAGCACCGGCACGCCTGGAGCGACGGGCTGGCCATGCGGGCGGCGCCCTTCGGCGTGTTCGCCGCGGGCCGCCCCGCCGAGGCCGCCCGGCTGGTCGCCATCGACGGCTCGGTGAGCCACGACGGCGAGGGCATCTACGGCGGCCAGGCCGTGGCGGCCGGGGTGGCCGCGGCGATGACGGGCGCCCCGACCCCGGTGGTGGTGGCCTCGGCGCTGGCCGTGGTCCCGGACGACTCCTGGACGGCCCGCTCCCTGCGCCGGGCAGCCGCGGTCGCCCACGAGGGGGAACGCGCGGTGCGCTCCGCGGTGGTCATCGGCGGCTACCCCTGGACCGACCTGGCCCCCGAGGCGGTCGCCCTGGCCTTCGGCGCGTACGCGGCGGCCGACGGCGACTTCGTCCAGGCGGTCCTGACGGCGGTGAACATGGGTCGCGACGCGGACACGACTGCCGCGGTGGCGGGCGCACTGGCCGGCGCGACGCAGGGCGAGCAGGCGATCCCCCCGGACTGGGCGGCCGCGATCGCCCCGGCCCGCGGCAGCTGCCTGCCGTCGATGGCGGGCCACCACGTCCTGGAGGTGGCGGAACTCCTGGTCCCCGGCGACGACCGCAAATGGATCACCGGAGCCCTCACCCCGACAAAGGAGCCCCTCGGATGA
- a CDS encoding ADP-ribosylglycohydrolase family protein: MTPPTPWSDPTPDEASPPTTGPTLLLPPPEPEDADDEFAPPGPPAPDDESCTGGAGGRLLAEGEAEAVPTREPAQHPRAGGKLLAEGEAEAAAPQPGAAHRIQGLLLGLAAGDAAGWPAARHRAARMPDWTRRLTRELETFAEQNATTTLPVPIALNQPPEPLRLGPSDDAEWAAFTAEALLRAGDDTALGDLSRDRRVRAAIDLTWNALAGEIAAAADRAPEVESAVLPLRARISVRAGLGNLATGLRPPATGHDNPHFFDDAACVRACVLAVAHPGDPERAAGLAEFDARYTQDGDGVLGARAMAAAVSLALTGAPTGTCVTAALTELPEGTEIGRNAHHAVDLARAADGAFALVPLLEHQIVDHVYSYGVAAAETVPVALALAVAADGRIAEAVPAAACLSRVADSAPALTGALTGALGGAACVAAAWRDACRTLSGCALPRLTGTDLVELADLLEAAQPDRPGG, from the coding sequence ATGACCCCCCCAACCCCGTGGTCCGACCCCACCCCCGACGAAGCGTCCCCACCCACCACAGGCCCGACGCTCCTCCTCCCACCCCCCGAACCGGAGGACGCCGACGACGAGTTCGCCCCACCGGGGCCACCCGCACCCGACGACGAAAGCTGCACGGGTGGTGCGGGTGGCAGACTCCTGGCCGAAGGCGAAGCCGAGGCCGTCCCCACCCGCGAGCCCGCGCAGCACCCCCGTGCGGGTGGGAAACTCCTGGCCGAAGGCGAAGCCGAGGCCGCTGCACCCCAGCCCGGCGCGGCGCACCGCATCCAAGGACTCCTCCTGGGCCTGGCCGCAGGCGACGCCGCCGGCTGGCCCGCCGCCCGGCACCGGGCCGCGCGTATGCCGGACTGGACGCGGCGCCTGACCCGCGAACTGGAGACGTTCGCCGAGCAGAACGCCACGACCACCCTCCCCGTACCGATCGCCCTCAACCAGCCCCCCGAACCCCTCCGTCTGGGCCCCTCCGACGACGCCGAGTGGGCGGCGTTCACCGCGGAGGCCCTGCTGCGGGCCGGCGACGACACCGCCCTGGGCGACCTCAGCCGCGACCGCCGCGTCAGGGCAGCCATCGACCTCACCTGGAACGCCCTCGCCGGCGAGATCGCCGCCGCAGCCGACCGCGCCCCCGAGGTCGAGTCGGCGGTCCTACCGCTGCGCGCCCGCATCTCCGTCCGCGCCGGCCTCGGCAACCTCGCCACCGGCCTCCGCCCACCCGCCACCGGCCACGACAACCCGCACTTCTTCGACGACGCGGCCTGCGTACGCGCCTGCGTCCTGGCCGTCGCCCACCCCGGCGACCCCGAACGCGCCGCCGGCCTGGCCGAGTTCGACGCCCGTTACACCCAGGACGGCGACGGCGTCCTCGGCGCCCGGGCGATGGCCGCGGCCGTCTCCCTGGCCCTCACCGGCGCGCCCACCGGCACCTGCGTCACGGCGGCGCTCACCGAACTCCCCGAGGGCACGGAGATCGGACGCAACGCCCACCACGCCGTGGACCTCGCCCGCGCCGCGGACGGCGCCTTCGCCCTGGTCCCCCTCCTGGAGCACCAGATCGTCGACCACGTCTACAGCTACGGCGTCGCCGCCGCCGAGACCGTGCCGGTCGCCCTCGCGCTCGCCGTCGCCGCGGACGGCCGTATCGCCGAGGCGGTCCCCGCCGCCGCCTGCCTGTCCCGGGTGGCGGACTCGGCACCGGCCCTGACCGGCGCGCTCACCGGCGCGCTCGGCGGCGCCGCGTGCGTCGCGGCGGCCTGGCGCGACGCCTGCCGCACCCTCTCCGGCTGCGCGCTCCCCCGGCTCACCGGCACCGACCTGGTGGAACTCGCCGACCTCCTGGAAGCCGCACAACCGGACCGACCAGGAGGATGA
- a CDS encoding ADP-ribosylglycohydrolase family protein has translation MTPKADENSGPRLDERITGALVGAAVGDALGGPVEGYSPDQILERHGGRVHGVVGPWNGEDWRTARPIAPYHKGDGHVTDDTLMTHALIRVYAAVRDHLDAYAIADHLVPDLMANPRWIPELEAEALPLHRIFLAEKWLVARLHYGHVDPREAGVGNIVNCGAAMYMAPVGLVNAADPRAAYAEALDVAGAHQSSYGREAAGVFAAAVAAACSPGATPDSVVGACLSLARDGTREAIEKCCETATAHGDFESALVPLREAVAPYDTVGPDYRRPSLGARRPSRLHAIEELPIALAMVLIGGGDFRRAVLGSVNYGRDCDSIATMAGAVAGALGSPVPEDWAKTVAEASRLDLWEPPRVLTEVAREVHTRDVARRRAHEAAFETLEGRPCSA, from the coding sequence ATGACGCCCAAAGCAGATGAAAACAGTGGTCCGCGTCTCGACGAACGGATCACCGGCGCCCTGGTCGGCGCGGCCGTCGGCGACGCCCTCGGCGGCCCGGTGGAGGGCTACTCCCCGGATCAGATCCTGGAGCGCCACGGCGGCCGCGTCCACGGCGTCGTCGGCCCCTGGAACGGCGAGGACTGGCGTACGGCCCGCCCCATCGCGCCGTACCACAAGGGCGACGGGCACGTCACCGACGACACGTTGATGACGCACGCGCTGATCCGCGTCTACGCGGCCGTCCGCGACCACCTCGACGCGTACGCGATCGCCGACCACCTGGTCCCGGACCTGATGGCGAACCCCCGCTGGATCCCGGAGCTGGAGGCCGAGGCGCTCCCCCTGCACCGGATCTTCCTGGCGGAGAAGTGGCTCGTGGCCCGCCTCCACTACGGCCACGTCGACCCCCGGGAGGCCGGCGTCGGCAACATCGTGAACTGCGGTGCCGCGATGTACATGGCCCCCGTCGGCCTGGTCAACGCCGCCGACCCGCGCGCCGCGTACGCCGAGGCGCTGGACGTCGCGGGCGCCCACCAGTCGTCGTACGGACGTGAGGCGGCCGGTGTGTTCGCGGCGGCCGTGGCGGCGGCCTGCTCCCCCGGCGCGACCCCCGACTCTGTCGTCGGCGCCTGTCTGTCCCTGGCCCGGGACGGCACCCGCGAGGCCATCGAGAAGTGCTGCGAGACCGCCACGGCTCACGGCGACTTCGAGTCCGCGCTGGTCCCGCTGCGCGAGGCGGTCGCCCCCTACGACACCGTCGGCCCCGACTACCGCCGGCCCTCCCTGGGCGCCCGCCGGCCCTCCCGGCTGCACGCGATCGAGGAACTGCCCATCGCCCTGGCCATGGTGCTGATCGGGGGCGGCGACTTCCGCCGGGCGGTGCTGGGCTCGGTGAACTACGGCCGTGACTGCGACTCGATCGCGACGATGGCGGGCGCGGTGGCCGGCGCCCTCGGCTCCCCGGTCCCGGAGGACTGGGCGAAGACGGTCGCGGAGGCCAGCCGGCTGGACCTGTGGGAGCCGCCCCGCGTCCTGACCGAGGTGGCCCGTGAGGTGCACACCCGGGACGTGGCCCGCCGCCGCGCCCACGAGGCGGCGTTCGAGACGCTGGAGGGCCGGCCGTGCTCCGCGTGA
- a CDS encoding ADP-ribosylglycohydrolase family protein has product MLRVTWVQPEDLIGHELRQAALDGREPARIAARWAAAGGRTAPARAGASPQPASRYLRTLAEDLLDELADLPSRTADREPTDLAAIKALRPDWPAPPASPARTSPARLEAAWLGRAVGCLLGKPVEKLPLDAIRALARPTGNWPLRGYFTARGVPPELLAAHPWNRRSATTSLAENIDGMPEDDDLNYPLLNLLLLQRYGRAFTTADVARLWLDELPAGRTFTAERVALRNLLLGVEPPHTARHRNPFREWIGALIRADVHGWTHPGDPGAAAEQAHRDATLTHTANGVYAAMFAAAVIARAAHATGPQDVHDCLRAGLAVIPSESRLARAVDHAMTLARAHEDFDTVVDRLHAVHGEDHHWVHAVPNTALIAAALTHADGDFTGSICRAVSGGWDTDSNGATAGSVAGLLAGSPAALPDHWTAPLKNRLATSVGGLDGTGFDTLARLTHDLAQAPAPDLTPLEAVRP; this is encoded by the coding sequence GTGCTCCGCGTGACCTGGGTGCAGCCCGAGGATCTGATCGGCCACGAGCTGCGCCAGGCCGCCCTGGACGGCAGGGAGCCGGCACGGATCGCGGCCCGCTGGGCGGCGGCCGGAGGCCGTACGGCTCCCGCGCGGGCGGGCGCCTCGCCACAACCGGCGTCCCGCTATCTGCGCACGCTGGCCGAGGACCTGCTGGACGAACTGGCCGACCTGCCGAGCCGGACGGCGGACCGGGAGCCCACCGACCTCGCCGCCATCAAGGCTCTCCGCCCCGACTGGCCCGCGCCCCCGGCCTCCCCCGCGCGGACCTCTCCGGCCCGGCTCGAGGCCGCCTGGCTGGGCCGGGCCGTCGGCTGTCTGCTGGGCAAGCCGGTCGAGAAGCTGCCGCTCGACGCCATCCGCGCGCTCGCCCGGCCGACCGGCAACTGGCCCCTGCGCGGCTACTTCACGGCCCGGGGCGTCCCGCCCGAGCTGCTCGCCGCCCATCCCTGGAACCGCCGCTCCGCCACGACCTCGCTGGCCGAGAACATCGACGGCATGCCCGAGGACGACGACCTCAACTACCCGCTGCTCAACCTGCTGCTGCTCCAGCGGTACGGCCGGGCCTTCACCACCGCGGACGTGGCCCGCCTCTGGCTGGACGAACTCCCCGCGGGCCGTACGTTCACCGCCGAACGCGTCGCGCTGCGCAACCTCCTCCTCGGGGTCGAACCCCCGCACACGGCCCGCCACCGCAACCCGTTCCGCGAGTGGATCGGTGCCCTCATCCGGGCCGACGTCCACGGCTGGACCCACCCCGGCGATCCGGGTGCCGCGGCCGAACAGGCCCACCGGGACGCCACCCTCACGCACACCGCCAACGGCGTCTACGCGGCGATGTTCGCGGCGGCGGTCATCGCCCGCGCGGCCCACGCGACCGGGCCGCAGGACGTCCACGACTGCCTGCGCGCCGGGCTCGCGGTGATCCCGTCCGAGTCCCGCCTCGCCCGGGCCGTCGACCACGCGATGACGCTGGCGCGCGCCCACGAGGACTTCGACACGGTCGTCGACCGACTGCACGCCGTCCACGGGGAGGACCACCACTGGGTCCACGCCGTCCCCAACACGGCCCTGATCGCCGCCGCCCTCACCCACGCCGACGGCGACTTCACCGGCTCCATCTGCCGTGCCGTGTCCGGCGGCTGGGACACCGACTCCAACGGCGCGACGGCGGGCAGCGTCGCAGGCCTTCTCGCCGGCTCCCCCGCCGCCCTGCCCGACCATTGGACCGCCCCGCTGAAGAACCGTCTCGCCACCTCCGTCGGCGGCCTCGACGGCACCGGCTTCGACACGCTCGCCCGGCTCACACACGACCTCGCCCAAGCCCCCGCCCCGGACCTCACCCCCTTGGAGGCCGTCCGCCCATGA